The Pirellulales bacterium DNA segment CGCCGCCGTGGGCTTGACGCCCGGTGGACGCTCGTCGTCGCCGCGTCGCGGCAACCGTAAACCTTCGCCGAACTCGTTCCCATTTTCACACTAACCCGAAGCGCAAGCGAGGTTTTGCCTCTTTTTCACGTTCCTCGCAGGCGCTTCGGGTTGGTGTACGGCACCAGCGTACCGGGTTAGGCGAAGCTTTACGCGGCAACTTGGCAAATCCCTCCTGCCGCAAGGCCTGTCCCACGGCGACGGGGGTGCGTGGCAGGCATTCTTTCTTCAGGGCCTGGCTGATATCGTAGATGGACTGGTTTTGCTTGCGGAGTTCGACGATCCGTTGTCGGATGCAGTCCGCGGCTTTCGTTTTAAGTAAAGAAATCACCTATGGCAGTCTGTCAAAAAAGCCCAGGAATTAGCGGTGTCCCGCCCGCGAACCTTTAGCCGATAAGGGACAATGGGAATCCAGGCTAGGGGCGGCCACGTTCCACGCTGCGGCGAATCGCGGCCAACTCCGCCTCGCTCGGTGGGGCATTTGACACATTCCGCCCAGCCGGATTTACGCGGGAGCGGCCAAGAGGCAAGGACGGACTTGTCGTCGGCCGCGCCGTGCAGCCAGCGATATAGGCTGCACCAGGGCCACTCCTCGGCGCGAGGCACGAGGTCCGCGCGCAAGGCGTTCCGCATGCACTTCCAACAGGACAAAGACCAGCGGCTCTCGCCGCGGACCGCGCGCACCTAAATGCAGCTCGCCCGCAACTGGTCGGAAGCGGCATGGGGCTCCGAAAACGAGGGTCCAAGATGAGTGTCTTTCGCGGCACCGTGGATGGCCACCACATGACCAGCCTGAAAACCATGGGCATCGACGACGGGGACAAAGCCTGGCCGTCGGCAGAGTTCCGGGCCCGCTACGAGAAGGGAGAGTTCAAGTCGGATTGCCCAGGCGGTTGCTGCGACTGGGGTTCACAATTCGCCAGAAGCGGGAGAGGCCATGGACTCCTTCGCCGCTGCCGGCAGGGACGTACCGAGATTTTGGAACCTTTTGAAGTCCGCCCCGATCAGCGCGTAAGCGCCGGTTTCGTCCGCTTTTCGAGCACAGAACCGTGCAATTCGGTGCAGTCCAGTGCAGCGAAAACCGATGCGTGCCGATCGGTAAGCACCGACGAAAAAACCCCGGAAAACAAGGCGTTTTCTAGGGTTGTCGAGAGCGGATGGGGAGGGATTCGAACCCCCGTTAGACTCTCGCCTAAAGCAGTTTTCAAGACTGCCGCCTTCGACCACTCGGCCACCCATCCGTTGCAACTTTGCTTTGGGCAACTCTAACAACCAACCATAACGACTGTCAAACTCGAAGGTGGGTTCGCTCGATCGCCCCAGCTAAGATCTTGCTGCCGGCAAAGTACGTCGACAAAGACCACATGCTGGCACCAGCAGCCCGGCCGCATCGCCGCCAGCCACCGAACCTCATTACTTCTTCACCTTCTGCTCGACCGGCGGAGGCGGCAAGTCCAGCGGCGTCTGTTTGGCCCACAGGTCGATGTAATTGCGCAAATCGTCATGCACGAACTGAAACTCAGTCCGCTCGCTCAGCCCACGGAACTTCGCGTCCGCCGCCACGCGATCGAATTGTTGCAAAGCGGCTTTGAGCGAATCGAGACGCGGGGGACTGGTTCCCGAAAAAACCTCACTCGGCAACGCCAGGTACTGCCGCCAACGGTCATCGAGTAGCGCATAAAGCCGGGCGGCATGTTGCGATAGTTCGACACGCAGCCCATCTGCCTGCGTCGGCACCTGGACGCCGGCGGCGCCGACACCGGGGAGCGGAAGTTGGATTGGAACGTCCTTTCCACCCGTCAGCGAAGTCACCTCCGCGAGCAGACGCACGGCCGACTCGGGCACGGCTGCGGGCAGCAGGTTCGGCGGCGACCCGTAAAACAACTGGTGCGATTGCCCGTCAATTTCGATGGCCGAGCCGTCGATGGCGACACCGGCGAACACGCCTCGGCCGCGCGAGTAGGAGAGCACTTCCGCCTGCAAGCGCGGATCGGTGGCGGCTTCTGCACTTCGGCCCACCGGACCGGCGGCCAGCGAC contains these protein-coding regions:
- a CDS encoding lipid-binding SYLF domain-containing protein produces the protein MLRVHLFAVLLTVGVFVPDAFANRGPERTVELATQVLHDIMTIPIRQIPENLLSEAQGIAIVPGVIKVGFVGGIRRGRGVVMVRDREGDWGLPQFVILTGGSVGWQAGVQATDVILVFRTSQSIEGLLNGTCTLGVGASLAAGPVGRSAEAATDPRLQAEVLSYSRGRGVFAGVAIDGSAIEIDGQSHQLFYGSPPNLLPAAVPESAVRLLAEVTSLTGGKDVPIQLPLPGVGAAGVQVPTQADGLRVELSQHAARLYALLDDRWRQYLALPSEVFSGTSPPRLDSLKAALQQFDRVAADAKFRGLSERTEFQFVHDDLRNYIDLWAKQTPLDLPPPPVEQKVKK